A genomic region of Catalinimonas niigatensis contains the following coding sequences:
- a CDS encoding CBU_0592 family membrane protein: protein MLVFRKYLEEAIGWTGAVFSLSAFSLNSLNMIDSQSITYLLMNIIGCFFLILYAVSKKLMQAGC, encoded by the coding sequence ATGTTAGTATTTCGGAAATACTTAGAAGAAGCCATAGGCTGGACAGGTGCTGTATTCTCATTATCAGCCTTTAGTCTGAATAGCCTTAACATGATTGACAGCCAATCTATCACCTATCTGTTGATGAATATCATAGGTTGCTTTTTTCTAATTTTGTATGCTGTATCGAAAAAGCTCATGCAAGCTGGGTGTTGA
- a CDS encoding LysR family substrate-binding domain-containing protein, whose product MLDDINRVYRQARNIHEGVFGSITIGYPGSISYGFLQTLITNITQTLPELKVELVEPTDISFEQLLLNYEMDIAFRRDPAENPALQSINLYSEHFSLIVPKHHHLNEQNFKRLEDVKEEKFILSGLHHKTIYVDSLRQIFHDYGFIPKIHIESDFGGIILSLVARGLGISILPSSYSFNASPDIRFINLPYQVSLYVIWRKDNSSPVLKNVLKQVHQVASKFVIDQK is encoded by the coding sequence ATGCTTGATGATATCAATCGAGTTTATAGGCAAGCTAGAAATATCCATGAAGGCGTTTTTGGTTCTATCACTATTGGCTATCCCGGCTCTATCTCATATGGATTTTTGCAAACCCTCATTACCAATATTACTCAAACTTTACCGGAACTCAAGGTTGAATTAGTAGAACCTACTGACATAAGTTTTGAACAGTTGTTGCTTAACTATGAGATGGATATTGCCTTCAGGAGAGATCCGGCAGAAAATCCTGCGCTGCAATCCATTAATTTGTACTCGGAACACTTTTCACTTATCGTACCGAAACATCACCATTTAAATGAGCAAAACTTTAAGAGGCTTGAGGATGTCAAAGAGGAAAAGTTCATTCTGTCAGGTCTCCATCATAAAACTATTTATGTGGATAGCCTCCGGCAGATCTTTCATGATTATGGCTTTATCCCTAAAATACACATAGAGTCTGATTTTGGAGGAATAATTTTGAGTTTAGTTGCCAGAGGCTTAGGTATTTCAATATTGCCCAGTTCCTACTCTTTTAATGCATCTCCTGATATTCGGTTTATCAACCTTCCTTACCAGGTTAGTTTGTATGTGATATGGCGTAAGGACAATTCCAGTCCTGTCCTCAAAAATGTTTTAAAGCAGGTCCATCAGGTCGCATCAAAATTTGTCATAGACCAAAAATGA
- a CDS encoding CorA family divalent cation transporter, whose product MSKTVKPYGNFEWIDLEKPDQEELKTLTEPFNMDINLLEDSLEPGHLPKIEKVNNYTFIILRAYSANFTDNVTTVEELSNKIAFFINENRLITIHRAEFDFLEHLTDHYNNSESLMLSIIDEMIFTYEKPLQIQSEKMDEFEREIFLKNGNAISIESLYYQKSKARISKKVFQLTQSVLNQIPVKPESNSILQDLKDTTLSYLLQSDEVIEDANTLLNSYLSVTAQKNNDVMKLLTIFSAFFLPLTFIAGIYGMNFNNMPELRWQNGYYITLGVMLSISIIIYAWFKRKKIM is encoded by the coding sequence ATGAGTAAAACAGTAAAGCCTTACGGTAATTTTGAATGGATTGACCTTGAAAAGCCAGACCAGGAAGAATTAAAAACACTAACTGAGCCTTTTAATATGGATATAAATCTGTTGGAAGACAGTTTAGAACCTGGTCATTTACCTAAAATAGAAAAAGTAAACAATTATACATTTATCATTTTAAGGGCCTATTCTGCAAACTTTACAGACAATGTTACCACCGTTGAAGAATTATCCAATAAGATTGCCTTCTTCATCAATGAGAACAGACTTATCACTATTCACAGAGCTGAGTTTGATTTCTTAGAGCATCTTACAGATCACTATAACAATAGCGAATCTCTCATGCTAAGCATAATAGATGAGATGATCTTTACTTATGAAAAGCCACTCCAAATTCAAAGCGAAAAAATGGATGAGTTTGAGAGAGAAATTTTCTTGAAGAATGGAAATGCCATTTCAATTGAATCTCTGTATTACCAAAAATCTAAGGCAAGAATTTCTAAAAAGGTGTTTCAATTAACCCAAAGTGTATTGAATCAAATTCCTGTAAAACCAGAATCAAATTCTATTTTGCAAGATTTGAAAGACACCACCTTGAGTTACCTGTTGCAGTCAGATGAAGTAATTGAAGACGCCAACACTCTGCTAAACTCTTATTTATCAGTCACTGCCCAAAAAAACAATGACGTAATGAAGCTTTTAACCATTTTTTCAGCATTCTTTTTACCCCTAACTTTTATTGCTGGAATTTATGGGATGAACTTTAACAACATGCCTGAATTAAGATGGCAAAATGGATATTATATTACCTTAGGCGTTATGTTATCAATCTCAATAATTATTTATGCCTGGTTCAAAAGAAAGAAAATTATGTAA
- a CDS encoding acyl-CoA thioesterase yields MTENNKISFQFISEPTDINFGGKVHGGMVMKWIDQTAYTCARNWAETYCVTVYVGGIRFLKPISIGEVIKINAYVIYTGNTSIHIAVDVYSRSFDQKGFEKKTHCVIVFVSVNKNGQPVEVKKWEPKSEKEKKLEEYAQKLKTLREQISNEMKPFFEE; encoded by the coding sequence ATGACAGAAAACAATAAAATATCATTTCAATTCATAAGTGAACCGACCGACATAAACTTTGGTGGAAAAGTGCACGGTGGAATGGTGATGAAGTGGATTGACCAAACGGCCTATACTTGTGCGAGAAATTGGGCTGAGACTTATTGCGTCACTGTTTATGTGGGTGGTATCCGATTTTTAAAACCCATTAGTATTGGAGAGGTGATCAAAATCAATGCTTATGTGATTTATACCGGCAATACCAGTATTCATATAGCGGTAGATGTCTATTCCCGGAGTTTTGACCAAAAAGGATTTGAGAAAAAGACACATTGTGTCATTGTCTTTGTTTCAGTAAATAAAAACGGCCAACCTGTTGAAGTCAAAAAATGGGAACCAAAAAGTGAGAAGGAAAAGAAACTTGAAGAGTATGCACAAAAATTAAAGACGCTGAGAGAGCAAATCAGTAATGAAATGAAGCCTTTTTTTGAAGAATGA
- a CDS encoding cation:proton antiporter encodes MDTYILSLTIVGFAAFGMVWIPILAKKMGISYSIVYLLLGIILYSVFDTLPWPNPLWEENFTVHMTELIVIVALMGTGLKIDHRFSFREWRVPFRLITITMLLSIGIFAFVGYWFLGFNLPSAILLGAVLAPTDPVLASDVQVGPPNEGENDDVRLALTTEAGMNDGMAFPFIWLAIVLALSAQTGESWFLEWLGRDLIYRLVAGVAVGFGMGKAFIYLFFKLPEKLGGFENVRDGFVAFSTTLMTYGITEMIHGYGFMAVFVVAVTIRNYEMRHEYHRELHHFTDQIERILLAILLLLFGGSLVKGILDGLNWEMALAGIAFVLLIRPLTGLIALLGTKLKFREKFAISFFGIKGIGSFFYLSFALSETEFFNGKEVWALVAFIVLLSILIHGLTAPFAMKKLKLRYIQEKKAVT; translated from the coding sequence ATGGATACCTATATTCTTAGTTTAACCATTGTAGGATTCGCTGCTTTTGGTATGGTCTGGATACCTATACTTGCCAAAAAAATGGGCATTTCCTATTCTATTGTGTACTTGCTACTTGGCATCATTTTGTATAGCGTTTTTGATACGTTGCCCTGGCCAAATCCTTTATGGGAGGAGAACTTTACAGTGCATATGACTGAGTTGATCGTCATTGTCGCACTTATGGGCACAGGTCTCAAAATTGACCACCGATTTTCCTTTCGTGAATGGAGAGTCCCTTTTCGTCTGATCACTATTACCATGCTGCTAAGCATTGGGATATTTGCTTTCGTAGGCTATTGGTTTCTGGGTTTCAATCTGCCTTCTGCTATATTGTTAGGGGCTGTTCTTGCCCCCACCGATCCTGTACTGGCATCGGATGTGCAGGTAGGGCCACCCAATGAAGGAGAAAATGATGACGTCCGACTCGCTTTGACTACAGAAGCTGGCATGAATGATGGGATGGCCTTTCCATTTATCTGGCTTGCCATTGTACTGGCATTATCGGCACAAACAGGAGAGTCCTGGTTTCTTGAATGGCTGGGCAGAGATTTGATTTACAGATTAGTAGCAGGAGTAGCAGTAGGATTTGGCATGGGAAAGGCATTCATTTATTTGTTTTTCAAATTGCCAGAAAAGCTAGGCGGATTTGAAAATGTCAGAGATGGCTTTGTGGCATTCTCTACTACTCTTATGACTTATGGCATTACTGAAATGATTCATGGCTATGGGTTTATGGCGGTATTTGTGGTTGCCGTAACCATACGCAATTACGAGATGCGACACGAATACCACCGTGAACTACATCACTTTACAGATCAGATTGAGCGAATACTTCTGGCTATACTTCTGCTGCTTTTTGGTGGCAGTCTTGTAAAGGGTATTTTGGATGGACTTAACTGGGAAATGGCACTCGCAGGAATTGCTTTTGTCCTGCTCATTCGTCCATTAACGGGTTTGATAGCTTTATTAGGAACTAAACTTAAGTTTAGAGAAAAGTTTGCCATCAGTTTTTTTGGCATTAAAGGAATAGGATCTTTCTTTTACTTGTCTTTTGCGCTCAGTGAAACTGAGTTTTTCAACGGAAAAGAAGTATGGGCTTTGGTTGCTTTCATTGTTTTGTTATCCATTCTTATTCACGGACTAACGGCTCCTTTTGCTATGAAAAAACTTAAACTAAGGTATATCCAAGAGAAAAAGGCGGTGACGTGA